CAGACGATCCCAGGCAGGGGAAGGGGGGTCGCAGCCATGCGGGAGGTAGTCCGCCTCGTGGCTCGCGAGGACACCCCCCGGGCGCAGCAACGAGACCATTTCTGCGACGATTTGCTCTGGCCGAGGGACGTTCACGAGCAGGAGCCGACAGAACGCGACGTCGAACGACTCTCTCGGCAGATTCGTGGCCCTCGCGTCTCCTTGTATGACCTCGACATGGGCGCGCAGCTCCGCCGCATGTTCGCGGGCCGAAGCGACGAAGCCCTCGTTCCTGTCCAATCCGACCACGGTCCCCGACGGCCCCACGCGCTCGGCGAGGAGATCCAGCACCCCGTACGGCCCGCAGCCGAGCTCGATCGCGCTCGCACCCGGGCGAATCTGGAGCCGGTCGAGCAACCACCGAGCCTCGCCCGCAAGCTCCTCGACCTGCCTGCGGAGACGTTCGGCCTCTCGCGCGCTGCGCTCCAATAGATAGATATCAGATTGCGTCATTCAGAGACTTTCGTGGTGTCGAAATAGG
This genomic stretch from Polyangium spumosum harbors:
- a CDS encoding methyltransferase domain-containing protein — protein: MTQSDIYLLERSAREAERLRRQVEELAGEARWLLDRLQIRPGASAIELGCGPYGVLDLLAERVGPSGTVVGLDRNEGFVASAREHAAELRAHVEVIQGDARATNLPRESFDVAFCRLLLVNVPRPEQIVAEMVSLLRPGGVLASHEADYLPHGCDPPSPAWDRLFDLFLAYSRAKGVDLFVGRRLHRMLRDAGLVEIQVNPVIHVYPPGHHRRSIFLDFVTNIRENLVREGFASDEELNELTRELRRHLDDPDTLVVSHLFFQVWGRKPVTDKQR